A region of Nostoc sp. 'Peltigera membranacea cyanobiont' N6 DNA encodes the following proteins:
- a CDS encoding primosomal protein, which translates to MAIAKARTNNNRNAVNAKTSAKTNGTSATTKSKVANASPQEEALALLKELRNLIFKEYGVKLQLRDSRVSTKIGHAAREKLGLDIAAQVKKKGGNKKFDWQKWNTKLFTKLFGQPDALKYAPEVVAIFMSMLYDTISTDPEQAIADLVEFNRASLERRNSFQEQEEEELDDLDDELDEDLDEDEEDIEDELDEDLDEDDELDEEDEDE; encoded by the coding sequence ATGGCTATCGCTAAAGCTAGAACCAATAACAATCGCAACGCAGTTAATGCTAAAACATCTGCCAAAACCAATGGCACATCCGCTACAACTAAATCAAAAGTAGCGAATGCTTCACCACAAGAAGAGGCATTAGCATTGTTGAAGGAATTGCGGAACCTAATCTTCAAGGAATACGGCGTTAAATTACAACTACGCGATTCCCGTGTTTCCACAAAAATCGGTCATGCAGCCCGTGAAAAACTCGGACTTGATATTGCTGCTCAGGTGAAAAAGAAAGGTGGTAACAAAAAGTTTGATTGGCAAAAATGGAATACCAAATTATTTACTAAATTGTTTGGACAACCAGATGCACTCAAATATGCACCAGAAGTAGTAGCAATTTTCATGAGTATGCTGTACGACACTATCAGCACTGACCCAGAGCAAGCAATAGCAGATTTAGTGGAATTCAACCGCGCATCTCTGGAACGTCGTAATTCTTTCCAAGAACAAGAAGAGGAAGAACTTGACGATTTAGATGACGAACTAGACGAAGACCTGGATGAAGATGAGGAGGATATCGAAGATGAACTCGACGAAGATTTAGATGAAGATGACGAATTAGATGAAGAAGATGAAGACGAGTAA